From Rhodothermia bacterium, the proteins below share one genomic window:
- a CDS encoding DUF11 domain-containing protein, with protein sequence MVTIRYRYSCSSLTTGCGNLTITTVVPTTLEFVSMATPTGTTGSYNNATKTITIARNPYDGGDSGDVLVTFRIDAGAGGQTINIPGVSVITDPVDPGNGTINASVNINVSTTPPTPKYSITKTKLSPTGTPAAGTDVTYHITFNATTITGNVDVAPVTLTDTFPAGATVVDAGGGTVSGNTITWTLPSTNLVANWIANSNTPGSFPITTRTIVLNYPNGTFGASSVTNEACADGTTVYGNLHVCGMATHGFSAPSPAITFQKFFPSYDVPTPAEGASNYFWRLRFHTNDSNVPLQNVVFTETVPAGIQFSKVYSGEWLPTTIQARVEYSTDSGGSWTAMGTQDGSSTGAREFIAGTDYPTTGVTNFRWVFLNDIPIASRNVHNACFTCENQRGPGFFFTIPAGSSGTTLQNCATANFTGLAAPQQSCHDLTIPAAIPRLGANKVLNTSGSIKPGDEVEWTMFAGNATGTLPFPDPILTDFLPPELEFVRWTLFSSTDPAAPSPNLEVVNNYNSTGRTLLRWVYGNTVPVGSYRIDGTPGVPNSYSMPALQGAYGGFTIKIITKVKAGTPVGGYNNRLRIGSRAYTGTLECTDNYYGSITVFEADVNDEDGDGNTTEGTCRSYGAGFSVISAVVMGAEKWIRGHASLPNVDDPASTPAIPDAFCPTLDGSYTRFPCIARTVPGGTFDYKIKLINYGNLALKDYVAYDVFPFVGDTGVSEILTAQTRDTQWSPLVVGAPTAADAYTTSVLALTGAEIAYTFSTNPCRPEMSNSTNESGWQAGCTNDWTTTVTNWSTVKGFRLKVPFTAAPHWEPGKEIILNVPMQVPVSAPFETVAWNSIAHRSTNAGLDPSVTTTRLDTAEPRKVGIAIPTGAMIPGYRLGNLVWMDTNQDGMADSGEMGIEGVLVELYSVSGGTETFVSSTNTDSNGKYLFTALDAGDYVVKIPSNQTSALMPSALNGKTSSTAGEEADPDSDGDNNDNGTIVDGTGVKSAVVTLGEGTGLTEPTNEVDRKSSATDDDNDAFADNRSNLSVDFGFIVASTCSINTPTVTPTCNNNGTASDPSDDTFTFTISATGSNTGANYKVDKISPAPTATIFATVNYGATSAASSAFPISGGNLTLTLTDNTTTTCSLTPVTVTAPPTCSSVVPTADLELTKTSSSPVVRPGDPLTYTLTLVNKGPGTANGVVVRDVVPAGLTFVSATTATGSYSNATGLWTVGNIAPGTYTLTLNVTVN encoded by the coding sequence ATGGTGACCATTAGATACCGCTACTCATGCTCCAGTCTAACAACGGGTTGTGGTAATTTGACCATCACCACCGTAGTTCCTACGACCCTTGAGTTTGTAAGTATGGCCACACCCACAGGTACTACTGGTTCTTACAACAATGCAACCAAAACCATCACCATTGCCCGTAATCCATATGATGGCGGGGACTCTGGTGATGTCTTGGTGACTTTCCGTATTGATGCAGGTGCTGGAGGACAAACCATCAACATTCCCGGTGTGTCGGTCATTACAGATCCTGTTGATCCGGGGAATGGTACAATCAATGCATCGGTGAATATCAACGTAAGTACAACACCTCCTACGCCAAAGTATTCCATCACCAAAACAAAACTTTCGCCAACAGGGACGCCAGCCGCTGGTACAGATGTTACTTATCATATTACTTTTAATGCAACAACCATCACGGGTAACGTGGATGTTGCTCCTGTTACCCTTACCGATACATTTCCGGCAGGGGCTACAGTGGTGGATGCTGGCGGTGGGACGGTAAGCGGGAATACCATCACTTGGACGTTGCCGAGTACGAATTTGGTTGCGAATTGGATCGCTAATAGCAATACACCCGGTAGTTTTCCAATCACAACACGTACAATCGTGCTTAATTACCCCAATGGAACATTTGGAGCAAGCAGTGTTACCAACGAGGCTTGTGCCGATGGTACGACAGTATATGGAAACCTGCATGTATGTGGAATGGCGACGCATGGCTTTAGTGCGCCTTCACCGGCCATTACCTTCCAGAAGTTTTTTCCAAGCTATGATGTGCCCACGCCAGCAGAAGGAGCAAGTAATTATTTTTGGCGCCTTCGGTTTCATACCAATGACTCCAATGTGCCGCTTCAAAACGTAGTTTTTACGGAGACTGTTCCGGCAGGTATTCAATTCTCTAAAGTTTATTCTGGGGAATGGCTACCAACCACCATACAGGCAAGGGTAGAATACTCAACGGACAGTGGAGGTTCTTGGACGGCGATGGGGACACAAGATGGTTCCTCGACTGGTGCGCGAGAATTTATAGCGGGTACAGATTATCCAACGACAGGGGTGACCAACTTTCGGTGGGTGTTTTTAAATGATATTCCGATAGCAAGCCGGAACGTTCATAACGCCTGTTTCACCTGCGAAAATCAACGAGGTCCCGGCTTTTTCTTTACCATTCCGGCAGGTTCTTCGGGTACAACGCTTCAAAACTGTGCTACGGCTAATTTTACGGGTCTTGCGGCGCCACAGCAAAGTTGTCATGACCTTACCATTCCAGCGGCCATCCCACGTCTCGGAGCAAATAAGGTGCTGAACACTTCAGGCTCAATCAAGCCCGGAGATGAGGTGGAGTGGACGATGTTTGCTGGAAATGCTACGGGAACCTTGCCTTTTCCCGATCCTATTCTAACAGACTTTTTACCCCCTGAGTTGGAGTTTGTGCGATGGACGCTTTTTTCTTCTACGGATCCCGCCGCCCCTTCTCCCAATTTAGAGGTGGTTAACAACTATAACAGTACTGGGCGTACCCTGCTGAGGTGGGTCTATGGCAATACGGTTCCTGTTGGTTCTTATCGGATAGACGGCACACCGGGTGTGCCCAATTCTTATTCCATGCCTGCTCTGCAAGGAGCTTATGGCGGTTTTACGATAAAAATTATAACCAAGGTTAAAGCAGGTACTCCCGTAGGAGGCTATAACAACCGCCTTAGGATAGGGAGCCGAGCATATACTGGTACATTAGAATGTACGGATAATTACTATGGAAGTATTACTGTTTTTGAGGCTGATGTGAATGACGAAGATGGGGACGGCAACACAACCGAGGGCACATGTCGTTCTTATGGAGCTGGATTTAGTGTCATTTCCGCTGTGGTAATGGGTGCGGAGAAATGGATACGCGGTCATGCCTCGTTGCCGAATGTGGACGATCCAGCCAGCACGCCTGCTATTCCAGATGCCTTCTGCCCAACCTTAGATGGCAGCTATACCCGTTTCCCTTGTATTGCAAGAACCGTTCCCGGTGGCACGTTCGATTACAAAATCAAGCTCATCAACTATGGTAATCTTGCCCTGAAAGACTATGTGGCGTATGACGTATTTCCGTTCGTGGGCGATACAGGCGTTTCCGAAATCCTCACCGCACAAACCCGAGATACCCAATGGTCGCCATTAGTGGTGGGCGCGCCGACCGCTGCCGATGCTTACACCACATCGGTGCTTGCCCTTACCGGAGCCGAAATCGCCTATACCTTTTCCACCAATCCGTGTCGCCCTGAAATGTCCAACTCTACCAATGAATCGGGGTGGCAAGCGGGCTGTACCAACGATTGGACAACCACCGTTACCAACTGGAGTACGGTGAAGGGCTTCCGCCTCAAAGTGCCGTTTACCGCCGCACCACACTGGGAGCCGGGAAAAGAGATCATTCTTAATGTTCCCATGCAAGTTCCCGTTTCAGCTCCTTTTGAAACGGTTGCGTGGAACTCCATCGCGCACCGCTCCACCAATGCAGGACTTGATCCAAGCGTGACCACAACTCGTTTGGACACTGCTGAACCCCGTAAAGTGGGCATTGCCATTCCGACCGGGGCAATGATTCCGGGCTACCGCTTGGGGAATTTGGTGTGGATGGATACCAACCAAGATGGTATGGCGGATAGTGGCGAAATGGGGATTGAAGGCGTGTTGGTCGAGTTGTACAGCGTTTCCGGTGGAACTGAAACATTCGTCAGTAGCACCAATACCGACAGCAATGGAAAGTACTTGTTCACCGCGCTTGATGCGGGCGATTATGTCGTCAAAATTCCATCCAACCAAACATCGGCGCTCATGCCGAGTGCATTGAATGGCAAAACCTCCTCCACCGCAGGCGAAGAAGCCGATCCCGATTCAGATGGCGATAACAACGACAACGGAACGATTGTTGATGGAACGGGCGTTAAATCGGCAGTGGTAACGCTGGGCGAAGGTACAGGATTGACGGAGCCTACGAACGAGGTAGATCGTAAAAGCAGTGCTACCGATGATGACAATGATGCGTTTGCCGATAACCGCTCCAACCTCTCGGTAGATTTTGGCTTTATCGTCGCCTCAACGTGTTCGATCAATACGCCCACCGTTACGCCCACTTGTAACAACAATGGCACAGCAAGCGATCCAAGTGACGACACTTTCACCTTCACCATCTCGGCCACCGGCAGCAATACGGGTGCAAACTACAAGGTGGACAAGATCAGCCCCGCACCAACAGCGACCATTTTTGCAACTGTGAACTATGGTGCAACGAGCGCGGCGAGTTCTGCCTTCCCAATTTCCGGTGGCAACCTCACGCTCACCCTAACGGACAATACGACCACAACGTGTTCGCTCACACCAGTTACGGTAACGGCTCCGCCCACGTGTTCGAGTGTTGTGCCAACTGCGGATCTGGAACTGACGAAAACCTCCAGTAGTCCTGTGGTGCGTCCGGGAGATCCCCTCACCTATACCCTCACATTGGTGAACAAAGGCCCCGGTACAGCCAATGGTGTTGTGGTGCGGGATGTGGTTCCCGCCGGATTAACCTTTGTGAGTGCCACCACTGCAACGGGTTCATACAGCAATGCAACAGGACTTTGGACGGTGGGTAATATCGCCCCCGGAACCTATACCCTTACACTTAATGTGACGGTGAACTAA
- a CDS encoding HDIG domain-containing protein — protein MPTYQESLALFHTWTIGESLRKHAYAVEAAVAYYARLFREDENLWRITALLHDMDYERHKSPEEHPFVGVKVLEALGYPSEVCEAILGHATYSGVPRTSLLAKTLFACDELAGFITAIAYMRPDKLKGMEVKSVKKKLKDKAFAAAVSREDIRLGAEELGIEMDIHIANVIAGMQAQAERLGF, from the coding sequence ATGCCCACATATCAAGAATCCTTAGCCCTATTCCACACTTGGACTATAGGCGAGAGCCTCCGCAAACATGCTTATGCTGTCGAAGCCGCCGTAGCGTATTATGCTCGGTTGTTTAGAGAAGACGAAAACCTCTGGCGGATTACCGCCTTGCTCCACGACATGGACTACGAGCGCCACAAATCGCCAGAAGAACACCCTTTTGTTGGTGTAAAGGTTTTGGAGGCATTAGGATACCCCTCCGAAGTGTGCGAGGCTATTCTCGGACATGCCACCTATTCTGGCGTTCCCCGAACATCACTATTGGCCAAAACCCTCTTTGCTTGCGACGAATTGGCAGGTTTCATTACAGCTATAGCTTATATGCGACCGGATAAACTGAAGGGCATGGAGGTAAAATCCGTCAAAAAGAAATTAAAGGACAAAGCATTTGCCGCTGCCGTTAGCCGCGAGGACATCCGGCTTGGTGCTGAAGAATTGGGCATAGAGATGGATATACACATTGCCAATGTGATTGCCGGAATGCAGGCGCAGGCAGAACGTTTGGGATTTTGA
- a CDS encoding PLDc N-terminal domain-containing protein, with product MKIRSFNVQRFTAPILAAFTMFYLTGCRIGGNLGDVWHNAKSFSPLAILVLIVNIYFMVKIFESNRGLGSKVLWFLALWFLPVVGALAYYFFAHEAAPKKA from the coding sequence ATGAAAATACGTTCTTTTAATGTGCAACGTTTTACCGCTCCCATCTTGGCGGCCTTTACCATGTTTTACCTTACGGGTTGTAGAATTGGCGGGAACTTGGGTGATGTCTGGCACAATGCCAAATCGTTCAGCCCACTTGCTATCTTGGTTTTGATTGTAAATATCTATTTCATGGTCAAAATCTTTGAAAGCAACCGGGGTTTGGGTTCAAAAGTACTTTGGTTCTTGGCGCTTTGGTTCTTACCGGTGGTAGGTGCATTGGCCTACTACTTCTTTGCTCACGAGGCTGCTCCTAAAAAAGCCTAA
- the dusB gene encoding tRNA dihydrouridine synthase DusB, producing the protein MKIGNIDLGARPIVLAPMEDVSDPPFRVICKRYGADLVYTEFISSGGLVYDAKSSVQKLAFHAQERPVGIQLFGGNPAQVREAAKIVDDAEPDLIDINYGCPVKKVVCHDGGAGILRNIPKMREITEQVLAVANRPVTVKTRLGWNDDSINVLEVVRMLQDIGVQAIAIHARTRAQLYTGSARWEWLKRIKDESGLHIPLIGNGDATSPELIQKMFDETGVDGVMVGRGAIGNPWIFRDAKHYLATGTLPPPPSWDERISVIQEHLYLKAEWLGEPKGVLEMRRMYGGYFKGFRNASFCRQRMMQEKTLTGALEALESFRALDPDELAEPKGLVAVSSLPETLEVPFMVD; encoded by the coding sequence ATGAAAATTGGAAACATAGACTTAGGGGCTCGCCCAATTGTGCTTGCGCCAATGGAAGATGTCAGCGACCCCCCTTTTCGCGTGATTTGTAAGCGCTACGGAGCCGATTTGGTCTATACCGAGTTCATTTCTTCGGGCGGCTTGGTCTATGATGCCAAGAGTTCTGTGCAAAAGTTGGCGTTTCATGCACAAGAACGCCCTGTCGGGATTCAACTCTTTGGTGGAAACCCAGCACAAGTGCGCGAGGCTGCAAAAATTGTGGATGATGCAGAACCCGATTTGATTGATATTAACTACGGTTGCCCCGTCAAAAAAGTGGTTTGTCACGACGGCGGCGCAGGGATACTTCGAAACATTCCCAAAATGCGCGAAATCACCGAGCAAGTTTTGGCCGTAGCCAACCGACCCGTAACCGTAAAAACCAGACTCGGCTGGAACGATGACAGCATTAATGTACTGGAAGTGGTGCGGATGTTACAGGATATCGGGGTTCAGGCCATTGCGATCCATGCACGAACCCGTGCCCAACTTTACACCGGATCAGCACGTTGGGAATGGCTTAAGCGGATCAAAGATGAAAGTGGCCTCCACATACCGTTGATTGGTAATGGAGATGCCACCTCGCCAGAATTGATCCAGAAAATGTTTGACGAAACGGGCGTAGATGGGGTTATGGTTGGACGTGGCGCCATCGGGAATCCTTGGATATTCCGTGATGCAAAACACTATTTGGCTACGGGAACCTTGCCTCCACCACCCTCTTGGGACGAGCGCATCTCGGTGATCCAAGAACATTTATACCTCAAGGCCGAGTGGCTGGGTGAGCCAAAAGGGGTTTTGGAAATGCGGCGGATGTATGGTGGGTATTTTAAAGGCTTCCGCAATGCCAGTTTTTGCCGACAAAGGATGATGCAGGAAAAAACATTGACCGGTGCTTTGGAGGCTTTGGAGTCCTTCCGCGCATTAGATCCCGATGAACTGGCCGAACCAAAGGGCTTGGTTGCCGTGTCGTCTCTTCCAGAAACACTTGAAGTGCCGTTTATGGTGGATTGA
- the clpB gene encoding ATP-dependent chaperone ClpB has product MNLNKFTVKARETVQAALELAAAQNHQMIEPAHLLKALLGDSQSVASSIFQQLGIQAASLSAKTDAILARLPKVAGAGVEGQYLNTETKYVFDQAQKEADALKDEFVTTEALLIALAESKEAIGQALRELGVSKSQILQVLRTIRGTQSATDEHAEGRYNALKRYARNLNDLARKGKIDPVIGRDDEIRRVLQILSRRSKNNPVLIGEPGVGKTAIAEGLAIRMVSGDVPEGLKSKEIVSLDMGALIAGAKYRGEFEDRLKAVVKEVTEANGQLILFIDEIHTLVGAGAAEGAMDAANILKPALARGELRAIGATTLAEYQKYMEKDKALERRFQTVMVEEPSVEDSISILRGIKDRYEVHHGIRILDGAIVAAVELSNRYITERFLPDKAIDLMDEAAARIRIEIDSMPEELDNLERQIRQLEIEREAMKREVADGVKAAEDKMLHINEQLANLGEQRDILKSQWMQEKELVGEIRTSKEMIENLRFEAETAERRGDFAKVAEIRYGKLPEQERNIAAVKEKLNALQVKGSMLKEEVTAEDIAEVVSRWTGIPVTRMLESERAKLLKMEEELSKRVVGQSAALHAVSNAVRRGRAGLQDQHRPIGSFIFLGTTGVGKTELAKALASFLFNDEAAMVRIDMSEYQERHAVSRLIGAPPGYVGYDEGGQLTEAVRRRPYAVILLDEIEKAHPEVFNILLQVLDDGRLTDNKGRTADFKNTIIIMTSNIGAEMIQSRTEAAGGILSAAENRKLQEDLFTMLKQRVRPEFLNRIDEVVMFNPLGQKEIRRIVEILFAQIQHLAKTSHNLNLTLTDDAKDWVARQGFDPVFGARPLKRVMQREITNRLAQEILGGWIKSGETIEIGLSARADGLQFGNIEDAVWVEDDQQPLPKSPEVGLA; this is encoded by the coding sequence ATGAATCTGAATAAGTTTACGGTGAAAGCCCGTGAGACCGTACAAGCAGCCTTAGAGCTTGCAGCGGCTCAAAACCATCAAATGATTGAACCTGCTCATTTGCTGAAGGCATTGTTGGGAGATAGTCAAAGTGTAGCAAGTAGCATCTTCCAGCAATTGGGCATACAAGCCGCATCGTTATCCGCCAAAACAGACGCTATTCTGGCGCGATTGCCCAAGGTAGCAGGGGCTGGAGTGGAAGGGCAATACCTGAATACCGAAACCAAGTACGTTTTTGACCAAGCACAAAAAGAAGCCGATGCCTTAAAAGATGAATTTGTGACGACTGAGGCACTCTTGATTGCCCTCGCCGAGAGTAAAGAGGCGATAGGACAGGCACTACGGGAATTAGGGGTATCCAAAAGTCAAATCTTACAGGTTTTGCGTACCATACGAGGGACACAATCGGCGACGGATGAACACGCTGAAGGTCGCTACAATGCGCTTAAACGATATGCTCGCAACCTGAATGACCTTGCCCGTAAAGGTAAAATTGATCCGGTAATTGGGCGTGACGATGAAATCCGGCGCGTGCTTCAAATCCTAAGCCGCCGGAGCAAAAACAATCCCGTTTTGATTGGGGAACCCGGCGTGGGTAAAACCGCTATTGCCGAAGGCTTGGCCATCCGTATGGTCTCTGGCGATGTTCCAGAAGGGCTTAAGTCCAAAGAAATTGTATCTCTAGACATGGGCGCTCTCATTGCCGGAGCCAAATATCGGGGCGAGTTTGAAGACCGTCTGAAAGCTGTTGTGAAGGAGGTGACCGAGGCCAACGGGCAACTTATTCTTTTTATTGACGAGATTCATACCTTGGTTGGGGCTGGAGCCGCCGAAGGTGCGATGGATGCGGCCAATATCTTGAAACCTGCGCTTGCGCGGGGTGAGTTGCGGGCAATCGGGGCAACTACCTTGGCCGAGTACCAAAAATACATGGAGAAGGACAAGGCACTCGAACGCCGCTTCCAAACAGTCATGGTGGAGGAACCGTCTGTGGAGGACTCCATTTCCATTTTGCGCGGTATCAAAGACCGTTACGAGGTGCATCATGGTATCCGCATTCTGGATGGCGCTATTGTGGCAGCGGTAGAACTCTCGAACCGTTACATCACCGAGCGGTTTCTGCCCGATAAGGCCATTGACTTGATGGATGAAGCGGCGGCACGCATCCGCATCGAAATTGACTCGATGCCAGAAGAGTTGGACAATTTGGAGCGGCAAATCCGGCAGTTGGAGATCGAACGTGAAGCCATGAAGCGCGAAGTGGCCGATGGGGTGAAGGCTGCCGAAGACAAAATGTTACACATCAACGAGCAATTGGCCAATTTAGGCGAACAACGCGACATCCTTAAGAGCCAATGGATGCAGGAAAAAGAACTTGTGGGAGAAATTCGGACGAGTAAAGAAATGATCGAAAACCTACGTTTTGAAGCCGAAACCGCCGAGCGTAGGGGCGATTTTGCAAAAGTAGCCGAAATCCGCTATGGGAAACTGCCCGAACAAGAACGTAACATTGCTGCGGTGAAAGAAAAACTAAATGCCCTGCAAGTAAAAGGGTCTATGCTGAAAGAGGAAGTCACCGCCGAGGACATTGCCGAAGTAGTAAGCCGTTGGACGGGCATTCCCGTAACACGAATGTTGGAATCTGAACGGGCTAAATTGCTCAAAATGGAGGAGGAGCTGTCTAAACGGGTCGTCGGGCAATCTGCGGCACTCCATGCCGTCTCGAATGCGGTGCGACGCGGACGCGCTGGCTTGCAAGATCAACATCGCCCCATTGGTTCGTTTATTTTCCTTGGAACAACGGGCGTCGGAAAAACCGAGTTGGCCAAAGCCTTGGCCTCGTTCTTGTTCAACGACGAGGCGGCCATGGTGCGCATAGACATGAGCGAATACCAAGAGCGCCATGCTGTAAGCCGCCTGATTGGTGCGCCGCCCGGCTATGTGGGTTATGACGAAGGTGGGCAACTGACCGAGGCCGTCCGCCGCCGTCCATATGCCGTTATCCTCTTAGACGAGATCGAGAAAGCACATCCAGAGGTCTTTAACATCCTCTTACAGGTGCTGGACGATGGCCGATTGACCGACAACAAAGGCCGTACCGCAGATTTTAAAAACACCATTATCATCATGACGTCCAATATTGGGGCGGAGATGATCCAAAGCCGAACCGAGGCCGCCGGAGGCATACTTTCCGCCGCAGAAAACCGGAAACTCCAAGAAGACCTCTTTACTATGCTCAAACAACGGGTGCGCCCCGAATTTCTGAACCGTATTGATGAGGTGGTGATGTTTAATCCCTTGGGGCAAAAAGAAATTCGGCGCATCGTGGAAATTTTGTTTGCCCAAATTCAACATCTGGCCAAAACAAGTCACAACCTAAATCTTACCCTCACCGACGACGCAAAAGATTGGGTGGCTCGGCAAGGATTTGACCCCGTCTTTGGGGCAAGGCCGCTGAAGCGTGTCATGCAACGCGAGATCACCAATCGGTTGGCACAAGAGATTTTGGGTGGCTGGATAAAATCGGGTGAGACCATAGAAATTGGCCTCTCTGCTCGTGCAGATGGTCTCCAATTCGGCAATATTGAGGACGCGGTTTGGGTAGAGGACGATCAACAACCCTTGCCAAAATCCCCAGAGGTAGGCTTGGCATAA